A genomic stretch from Helianthus annuus cultivar XRQ/B chromosome 1, HanXRQr2.0-SUNRISE, whole genome shotgun sequence includes:
- the LOC110928877 gene encoding uncharacterized protein LOC110928877 has product MARDVDMILMGMVLVEHRSEILQGCSPRSFTGALCNDVATVCMMSGHHSGSTIQVIQHFEPRSGDSRKQKSESSKKDPEEKREKKRSLEKACVANSSGLGKDNAKDGRSGLEKKTHGDEQGKCATCGRTGHVTQECYAKNTSEGDKLEGCYECGEQGHFKRDCPKAKGQNARGRAFELNTGKARDDPAVVTGTFLINNHSAFVLFDTRADLSFVLKNFEPFLCSPTSKLSKKYSIELANGKLIETSEVVRNCSIRLDDYSFSIYLLPVELGSFDVVVGMDWLSKNKAEIKCSEKQVRIPHPGGGEAIVVHGDRSTQVSSVVSVMKMLKMLRKGYHTFLVNVVDTKAEGRKIEEIPIVHDYPEVFPEDLPGLPHARQIEFRIDPVPGAAPIAKSPYRLAPSKMKELSYQLQELLDKGFIRPSFSPWGAPVLFVKKND; this is encoded by the exons ATGGCCAGAGACGTGGATATGATACTCATGGGCATGGTTTTGGTGGAACACAGATCGGAAATCCTCCAG GGTTGCAGCCCAAGATCATTTACTGGTGCCCTATGCAATGACGTGGCAACGGTATGCATGATGTCGGGCCATCATAGTGGGTCGACTATTCAAGTAATTCAGCATTTCGAGCCTAGATCTGGGGATTCACGGAAGCAAAAGTCTGAAAGCTCGAAGAAGGATCCCGAAGAGAAGCGTGAGAAGAAACGTAGTTTGGAGAAAGCGTGTGTAGCTAACTCTAGTGGTTTAGGAAAGGATAATGCTAAGGATGGCAGGAGTGGTTTAGAGAAGAAAACTCATGGTGATGAGCAGGGAAAGTGCGCCACATGTGGTCGAACTGGACATGTGACTCAGGAGTGCTATGCTAAGAATACGTCGGAGGGAGATAAACTTGAGGGATGCTACGAGTGTGGTGAGcaaggacatttcaagagagaTTGTCCGAAAGCGAAGGGTCAGAATGCCAGGGGCAGAGCGTTCGAGCTAAATACTGGGAAGGCACGTGACGATCCTGCTGTTGTTACCGGTACATTCTTGATCAATAACCATTCTGCGTTCGTACTCTTTGATACTAGAGCTGACTTGAGTTTTGTTTTGAAAAACTTTGAGCCATTTCTGTGTTCTCCAACAAGTAAGCTAAGTAAAAagtactcgatagaactagcaaatggtaaattGATAGAGACTAGCGAAGTCGTTCGTAATTGTAGTATTCGGTTAGACGATTATAGTTTTAGTATTTATTTATTACCAGTGGAGCTGGGTAGTTTTGATGTAGtggttgggatggattggctatccaagaATAAAGCTGAGATTAAATGTTCGGAGAAGCAAGTGAGGATACCTCATCCTGGTGGTGGTGAAGCTATAGTTGTTCACGGAGACCGATCGACTCAAGTGTCGAGTGTTGTTAGTGTTATGAAGATGCTTAAGATGTTACGCAAGGGTTATCATACGTTCTTAGTTAACGTAGTGGATACGAAGGCTGAAGGTAGGAAGATCGAAGAGATTCCTATAGTTCATGATTATCcggaagttttccctgaagacttacctggattgccTCATGCGAGACAGATCGAGTTTAGAATTGATCCGGTACCTGGCGCTGCACCAATTGCAAAATctccttatagattggcaccgtCAAAGATGAAAGAATTGTCGTATCAGCTTCAAGAGCTACTAGATAAAGGTTTCATTCGACCAAGCTTTTCTCCTTGGGGTGCACCTgttttgttcgtgaagaagaatgATTga